The following coding sequences lie in one Terriglobales bacterium genomic window:
- a CDS encoding YciI family protein: MKYMLMMNTMKAGSTGLSGWSEQDIKTMVGFMRNLDKELRASGELVFAEGLTFPNEAKLVRADKNGMPITDSVFPENKEFLAGFWIVDVASLERACAIAARISMCPGPGGAPLHMPIEVRPVGSPPPTK, encoded by the coding sequence ATGAAGTACATGCTGATGATGAACACGATGAAGGCCGGTTCGACAGGGCTCAGCGGCTGGTCGGAGCAGGACATCAAGACCATGGTTGGATTCATGAGGAATCTGGACAAAGAGCTGCGCGCGTCGGGCGAGCTGGTCTTCGCGGAAGGCCTCACGTTTCCGAACGAGGCCAAGCTGGTGCGGGCGGACAAGAACGGCATGCCAATCACCGACAGCGTGTTTCCCGAGAACAAAGAATTCCTTGCCGGCTTCTGGATCGTGGACGTCGCGAGCCTGGAGCGTGCCTGCGCGATCGCGGCGCGAATCTCGATGTGTCCGGGACCGGGCGGCGCGCCCCTGCACATGCCGATCGAGGTGCGGCCGGTCGGCAGCCCGCCCCCGACGAAATGA
- the ligD gene encoding DNA ligase D, which yields PRAVQPMLATLADSLPEGAEWLYEVKWDGVRALVLLDHGKVRLLSRTGNAMEAQYPEFRGLGDLLTAKTAVLDGEIVAFDEQGRPSFAKLQPRIMASPRNVPHLARTQPVTLFAFDLLYLDGYDLREAPLAERRRALGALLKPSPLVRLSDQFSNGRELMEAARANGLEGVVAKRALSRYEPRRSRDWVKIKVVNQQEFVICGWLEGEREPFGSLALACYEGGKLRYTGNVGSGFTQEMLETVWKKLKPLATPRSPLAQVPADVKKVRWLKPEVVCAVRYNSWTPDGRLRAPVFQGLRLDVAARDCVLEGEKTAAPAEEPAATTALPAPLLPGPQEEVTLSIDGRKLKFTHLNKVFYPREGYRKRDVINYYNAVAELILPHLHDRALTLKRYPNGIEGEYFFQKDAPQGTPAWVHRRKIAPEKGEEAKHYVLAQDRPTLLWLANLGCIDQNPMQSRLGSLAHPDFILLDLDPYNCGYDRIVEAAQLVRRRLEQLGLAGYPKTTGGDGMHIYIPLEPRYSFDQARSFAEVLARLVAHERPDLFTTPRAVKQREKGKVYFDYLQIGGGKTISAPYVLRAHPGAPVSTPLMWREVAPGLSPAQFHLGNVQERFARLGDLFAPVLKQPQRLEDALGKLDKLVRDSTGG from the coding sequence CCGCGCGCGGTCCAGCCCATGCTGGCCACGCTCGCCGATTCCCTGCCCGAGGGCGCGGAGTGGCTCTACGAGGTGAAGTGGGACGGCGTGCGCGCCCTCGTGCTGCTCGATCACGGCAAGGTGCGCCTGCTCTCGCGCACCGGCAACGCCATGGAGGCGCAGTACCCGGAGTTCCGCGGCCTGGGCGACCTGCTGACCGCGAAGACTGCCGTGCTCGACGGAGAGATCGTCGCCTTCGACGAGCAAGGGCGGCCCAGCTTCGCCAAGCTGCAGCCGCGCATCATGGCCAGCCCGAGAAATGTCCCGCACCTCGCGCGCACGCAGCCGGTCACGCTCTTCGCCTTCGACCTGCTCTACCTCGACGGTTATGACTTGCGCGAGGCGCCGCTGGCGGAGCGGCGGCGCGCCCTGGGGGCCCTCCTCAAGCCCAGCCCGCTGGTGCGCCTCTCAGACCAGTTCAGCAATGGGCGCGAACTGATGGAAGCGGCGCGCGCGAACGGCCTGGAAGGCGTCGTGGCCAAGCGCGCGCTCAGCCGCTACGAGCCTCGCCGCAGCCGCGACTGGGTCAAGATCAAAGTCGTCAACCAGCAGGAGTTTGTCATCTGCGGCTGGCTGGAGGGCGAGCGCGAGCCCTTTGGCTCCCTGGCCTTGGCCTGCTACGAGGGCGGCAAGCTGCGCTACACCGGCAACGTCGGCTCGGGCTTCACCCAGGAGATGCTGGAGACGGTCTGGAAGAAGCTGAAGCCGCTGGCCACGCCGCGCTCGCCGCTGGCCCAGGTCCCAGCCGACGTGAAGAAGGTGCGGTGGCTCAAGCCGGAAGTGGTCTGCGCGGTGCGCTACAACTCCTGGACGCCGGACGGCCGCCTGCGCGCTCCCGTCTTCCAGGGGCTGCGTCTCGACGTAGCGGCGAGAGACTGCGTGCTCGAGGGCGAGAAGACGGCGGCGCCTGCCGAGGAGCCCGCCGCAACCACCGCCCTGCCCGCGCCCCTGCTCCCCGGTCCCCAGGAAGAGGTCACGCTCTCGATCGACGGCCGCAAGCTGAAGTTCACCCACCTCAATAAAGTCTTCTATCCGCGCGAGGGCTATCGCAAGCGCGACGTCATCAACTACTACAACGCGGTGGCGGAGCTGATCCTGCCGCACCTGCACGACCGCGCCCTCACCCTCAAGCGCTACCCCAACGGCATCGAGGGGGAGTACTTCTTCCAGAAGGATGCGCCCCAGGGCACGCCCGCGTGGGTGCACCGCAGGAAGATCGCGCCCGAGAAGGGCGAGGAGGCCAAGCACTACGTGCTGGCGCAGGACCGGCCGACGCTGCTGTGGCTCGCCAACCTGGGCTGCATCGACCAGAACCCCATGCAAAGCCGCCTGGGCTCGCTCGCCCACCCGGACTTCATCCTGCTCGACCTCGATCCCTACAACTGCGGCTACGACCGCATCGTGGAAGCGGCGCAGCTCGTCCGCCGCCGCCTGGAGCAGCTCGGGCTAGCCGGCTATCCCAAGACCACCGGCGGCGACGGCATGCACATCTACATCCCCCTCGAGCCGCGCTACAGCTTCGACCAGGCGCGCTCCTTTGCCGAGGTGCTGGCGCGGCTGGTGGCCCACGAGCGCCCCGACCTGTTCACCACGCCACGCGCCGTCAAGCAGCGCGAGAAGGGCAAGGTCTACTTCGACTATTTGCAGATCGGCGGCGGCAAGACCATCTCCGCACCCTACGTGCTGCGCGCGCATCCCGGCGCGCCCGTCTCGACACCACTGATGTGGCGCGAGGTAGCGCCCGGCCTTTCTCCCGCGCAGTTCCACCTGGGCAACGTGCAGGAGCGCTTTGCGCGCCTGGGCGACCTGTTCGCGCCGGTGCTGAAGCAGCCGCAGAGGCTCGAGGACGCGCTCGGGAAATTGGACAAGCTTGTGCGGGATTCGACGGGCGGCTAG